The Aggregicoccus sp. 17bor-14 genome includes a region encoding these proteins:
- a CDS encoding phage tail protein, with translation MAEPFLSEIRLMSFVFAPVGWALCNGQLLPINQNQALFSLLGTTYGGNGQTNFALPDFRGRVPIHMGAGHTLGERAGEQAHTLTQSEMPTHAHQFQVSNAPADQASPASNEALARPRVPLFKAPQQLTSLHPSSVSNVGGSQAHLNMQPFLTLSFCIALQGIFPSQT, from the coding sequence ATGGCCGAACCCTTCCTCAGTGAAATCCGGTTGATGTCCTTCGTCTTCGCCCCCGTGGGCTGGGCGCTGTGCAACGGGCAGCTCTTGCCCATCAACCAGAACCAGGCGCTCTTCTCGCTCCTGGGCACCACCTACGGCGGCAACGGGCAGACGAACTTCGCGCTGCCGGACTTCCGCGGCCGCGTCCCCATCCACATGGGCGCGGGGCACACGCTCGGCGAGCGCGCGGGCGAACAGGCGCACACGCTGACGCAGTCCGAGATGCCCACGCACGCCCACCAGTTCCAGGTGTCCAACGCTCCGGCGGACCAGGCCTCGCCTGCTTCGAACGAGGCGCTGGCCCGGCCGCGCGTGCCGCTGTTCAAGGCGCCCCAGCAGCTGACCTCGCTGCACCCCTCGTCCGTGAGCAACGTGGGCGGGAGCCAGGCGCACCTGAACATGCAGCCCTTCCTCACCCTCAGCTTCTGCATCGCGCTGCAGGGCATCTTCCCCTCGCAGACCTGA
- a CDS encoding phage tail protein produces MAQPYVGEIRLFAGNFAPAGWMFCEGQELPISEYETLFNLIGTTYGGDGQNTFWLPDLRGRVPLHQGNGFILAETGGAEQVTLTTSQIPAHTHALLADTQPSETSYPAGGVLAEADEDVYVQASANIALHATSMTPVGGSQPHTNFQPYLCINYIISLFGIFPSPT; encoded by the coding sequence ATGGCCCAACCCTACGTCGGAGAGATCCGCCTCTTTGCCGGCAACTTCGCCCCTGCCGGCTGGATGTTCTGTGAGGGGCAGGAGCTGCCCATCTCGGAGTACGAGACGCTGTTCAACCTCATCGGGACCACCTACGGCGGAGACGGCCAGAACACTTTCTGGCTGCCGGACCTGCGCGGCCGCGTGCCTCTGCACCAGGGCAACGGCTTCATCCTCGCCGAGACGGGCGGCGCCGAGCAGGTCACCCTCACCACGAGCCAGATCCCGGCGCACACCCACGCGCTGCTCGCCGACACGCAGCCGTCGGAGACGTCCTACCCGGCGGGGGGCGTGCTCGCGGAGGCAGACGAGGACGTGTACGTGCAGGCGAGCGCGAACATCGCGCTGCACGCCACCTCGATGACGCCGGTGGGCGGCAGCCAGCCGCACACCAACTTCCAGCCCTACCTCTGCATCAACTACATCATCTCGCTCTTCGGGATCTTCCCGTCTCCCACCTGA